The Raphanus sativus cultivar WK10039 unplaced genomic scaffold, ASM80110v3 Scaffold1406, whole genome shotgun sequence genome has a segment encoding these proteins:
- the LOC130504194 gene encoding putative defensin-like protein 121: protein MTKASIYAFFMIIFVLGISIQETQGQQVCHDLAIKSNCNDGACTNLCKLKWNGSGSCFQNQQVFSCLCNFPCKF from the exons ATGACTAAAGCCTCTATTTATGCTTTCTTCATGATCATCtttgttttag GAATATCAATTCAAGAAACTCAAGGACAGCAAGTGTGTCACGATCTTGCAATAAAATCGAACTGTAATGATGGCGCATGTACCAATTTATGTAAGCTGAAATGGAATGGAAGCGGCTCGTGCTTTCAAAACCAACAAGTTTTCAGTTGTTTATGCAATTTTCCttgcaaattttaa
- the LOC108816055 gene encoding uncharacterized protein LOC108816055 codes for MSLQKFKLLATHCSTVAESPTRSPVVHLRRRKTLRLLLTRSSDRWRSPEIQNDAEELTGSDGSRGLSGKRDKIRSRRKLRELFVSSPPVEEGQRGGGGGGGDARNGMERALVPVNGVDTNGGVGEESTGRRMGHNGATRPMLSGTLRCRLLRRAWRPVLVTIPEQ; via the coding sequence ATGTCTCTTCAGAAATTCAAGCTTCTCGCCACTCACTGCAGCACCGTCGCCGAGAGTCCAACGCGTAGCCCCGTCGTCCACCTCCGCCGCCGTAAAACGCTGCGTTTGCTACTCACCCGTTCATCAGATCGGTGGCGATCACCGGAGATCCAAAACGACGCCGAGGAACTGACGGGATCGGATGGTTCCAGGGGCTTATCCGGGAAGAGAGATAAGATCCGATCTCGGCGGAAGCTGAGAGAGCTTTTCGTCTCTTCACCTCCGGTGGAGGAAGGCCAACGCGGCGGCGGCGGTGGCGGTGGCGATGCGAGGAATGGAATGGAGAGGGCGTTAGTACCGGTTAACGGCGTTGATACTAACGGAGGTGTTGGAGAAGAGTCAACGGGTCGACGTATGGGCCATAACGGCGCAACGAGGCCCATGTTATCTGGGACACTTCGATGTAGGTTACTCCGAAGAGCTTGGCGTCCCGTTCTTGTAACTATTCCTGAACAATAA